A region of the Primulina eburnea isolate SZY01 chromosome 7, ASM2296580v1, whole genome shotgun sequence genome:
AATATTTTGGAGAGATTGTCACATGACATCTCTCATTTCCatcatttttgaagttttaAGAGAAAAAGTGGTATGGATTGGAGACAGAGACGTAGCCAGGAATTTTTTTTATCCTGGCTGAGATGCATACCATAATCATATTATTGTTGCCCTAAAAAATGAAAAGCAAGCCATTCATCAACGAAATAGGCTAAAAGAAATGGCTAAAGTGGGCTCAAAAAATTTACTAAGAAGGCTaaaatttaatacaaaaaaaaCCCAATACATATTACTAGTTTGAGCCAAAATTTTAGCATGGGCTGGAGCCCACCCCAGCCTTTGGGGTGGCTCCGTCCCTAATTGGAGACAACCTCGTTGGGTTTTGGGACACAAGAAGAAAAGTATTTAGTTTGAACGGAAAATAACTTCTTTCCATTAACTTTTTTTATATCACATTACATATTCCATAATTTTCCATCTAATCATATTTTCATGATCTTTcccaatattatttattaaatgaatttAGGAAGTCATAACATAAAATTTCTATTGACTGACAAGCTTGttacttttaaattttatgatatCTTTACATTCCAAACAAGTATAAGTTTATTTTTTCCTtcgaaaaaaaaattccaaCATTTAATAAGCAGAAAAAATGTAATTACTAAACAAGATAAAAGgtatattttttcttaaacAAACGCATTTAACAATTTTGGTTGAAAATTTCCTTTTAGAGAGAAGAAATACACTTTAATTTTATTACTTGATGCTTAAGTCAAAGACAATGAAAATGTATGCGGGGAAGACTAAAAATATAGGTCAGTAAGGTATACCAGACAGCGATTAATGGGGCAAGCTACATTCGCCATCCTAATAAAAACAAGAGTATTTTTCATACATAGAATCGATAGTATTTTAGATCTTAGAGTAGATGTCCAGCAAACAAAATTGTAGCTCGAGTTTTATTGACTCTTATGTAAAAAatcttaattttaataatatttgacgGTTTTATCTAATTACGATATTTAGTTATTTGTATACTCATTCAAGATGCATAAATGATGTCCTTGAATATACTATAGATACCATGAGATCTGTCTTTCCACgcaagtttataaaactcattaggaagtatACCGCAATGTTTTTATAACCGGACCGTTAATCGAACCGGTCAAGccttaaaaaatggttcaaccggttcCACCGAAGGGTCGaaccggatcaataaaattaatattttatgtattttatataataaataaaatagtaaaatattaattatttatgtttttatagtttttacttaacttttaagatgaaaattacaacaaatatccaaataaacatcacttttcaaattcaaaaatccaaattacACCTAACATGTAACCAAATAGTGATGACCAAGTTTAAGTGGCCAAGAAACATCAAGTTTAATTATACAAAAAAGTAGCAAACATCAAGTTTCTTATATAAAAAAGTATCAAACATCCAGTTTTCAACTTTCAAGTTGCATCCTTTGATGACCACACCGCATCCAATTCTTGAAGTGTTCTTTCGTAGTCATTATCATCTTCATCCCCACCATCCAAAAGTTCTTCCAAGTCCAAAGAAGGTGTTTCTTGCATTTCACCAATACCTTTATCtaaatcttttttaaaaaattaaaataatacatgtttAGCAAACAGAAAGCAAAAATttgctaaaaaaaattattattaagacataaaccaagaaataattattttttcaaactatttaacaaaaataaaggaaagaaaatttaCTTTCTTCTTCTTGAATATTTATTAGAAAAGCTTCCTCACCATAAAGCATCTCATCCAACTCATCTATGTCTAAAATAGGTGAagaattttcttcttcttcttccataACCCAAAAATCAGTTTTATCAATGCTCTCATAATCAATAGGATCTTGACAATTCATTTGGTTATCAAGCctacaacaacaacaataaacaaaacaataatTCTAAATTTCAAGAATTCAAATTGAAAGAGTAAGTAAAAAAACCATCACCTTTCTTTTAAACGCAAGTTGTAATGGACATACACAAGATCATTTAATCTTTGATGCTCCAATCTATTCCTTTTCTTTGTATGTATTCTTTCAACCACGCTCCAATTTCTTTCACAtcccgaagaagaagaagtttgGCTCAAAATCTTAATAGCCAAATTTTGCATGTTTGGAGCACTACATCCAAAAACTCTCCACCATTCATctacaagaaaatttaaacttttaaaCAATAAGTACAAAATATAAGAATTACCACaacaataatatttaaaataataatgcatACCTGGTTGCATACTCTTTGATGAATCAATAGCAAGTTGTCGAGCAAAACTTCCTAATCTATCTTGATAAATTGCTATTTTATCAATGCACTTTCTTTGAACAGATCTATCACTAATCAAGGTAGTGACCATCTCAACAAAACCATCCATTATCTCCTTTTTAGTGCACATATTAAACTTGTCATATGCAAAAGCAGGGTTCAGGAGATATGCTGCTGCATGAATATCTCGTCAAAGTTGTTTGTCCCATCTTGTCTTGACAATACTTGTAAAAGGCTTGTAAAATTTCTTTTTATTCTTGAAGatattttttattgctttctttGCCCTATACATTCCTTCATATACATAACCAATTGAAGGCCTTCGATCAGTATCCATTATACGCAACATACGTATTAGAGGAGCAGCAACACCGACTACAACTATGCAATCACTCCAAAATCTTGTATCAAGAACAACCGCCAGAACAACACTTGCTTTTTTGTCTTTGAAGTATCGAGAATCCTTAAATGTCTTACTAGTAAAAAAAGCTTGCAAATCATGTTGATGTTCAAGGATACTCTTCAATGCAATGAATGTAGTAGCAAAACGAGTTGGCCCTGGACGTACAATCTCTGTCCATCCTTCTCTCTTTCTCAACCATGCCAACAGAAATGCATGATTGTAAACGAATTTTGTTACCAAAGAAGCCTTTTTTGTAAGATTACTAACAAGATCCATTTTACCAATatcaccaagaatcaaattcagACAATGTGCAGCACAAGGCGACCATTTGATAGAGGGATACTTATCATGAAGCAAAACACCGGCTGCTTTATAGTTGGCCCCATTATCAGTTACCAAATGAACGATATTATTTGATCCAACCCATTCCACTAACTCAACAAATAGATTACAAAGTGTGGTTGCATTTTTCACAATATCAGAAGCATCAACAGATCTCACAAATGATGTTCCCCTCTTGCAATACACTAGAAAGTTTATAAGTTGCCTATTTGACCGATCTTGCCAACCATCAGCCATTATAGTGCAACCTCTTTCTTCCCAAACACTTCGATAACCATCAACTACTAATTGAACTTCCTTTTTCATGCTTCCTAATAAGTTTGTTCGCAACTGTTTATATTTCGTTGCTTTATAACCGGGACCAACAGCATCAATAGCATCCATCATTTGTTGAAAATAAACAGAATTCACAGCATTGATGGGAATACAAGTATCATAAAAAAACCTAGCAATGCTCATATCAGCATTAAGTAAAGCTTCTTTACTTACGAGCACACTTTTGATAGAACGTTGTGCACCGACAGTAGTTCTTGGTGCAAAAAAGTTAGGCATCTTCTCATCTCTCTTTCTCTTTCCTTTTTGAGAAGCCACACCAAAAGAAGATTTATCTTTCCCCCTTGTTTGAGTATGTGGTGGAtgcatttcttcttcaagatttgTCATATGAGGACCATCAATATTATCATCTTCAAATGATATCGGAGCTATGCTTTTTTCTTCAAATGCCTTTAAAGATTGTTCCATTTGATATCTTACATCATATGGAACTTTTTTGCATGATGCAATATCTCCTTTTCTACCtgctaaattttttttcatcCTATTGATCCCTCCACCCCTCCACACATTATTGCAATGCAAACAAGTCCAACTTCTTTTCCCATCATTACCCACATCCTCTTTAAAATGAGCACATGCTGGATCGGTTTTGCTTCTAAACGAGGAAACAAAATTAGATGTGGAACTAGATTTTTGCCCGCCACTTGATGAATCCatctatattttaaaaaataatgaactTTAATGCACAGTTGATGAAGTATAGTAAAAGAggaaaaataaacaataaattatGAACATATGAGTAATTCAATATAATAATTGAGAGATACATCACAAAAGGAATATAAATTTGATAAGGTAACTAAACTACACGAAAACATGagtacaaaattatttttaaaaaatggaaTCCAACAGCTATTGCACAGTGCACTCGATGGAAAATTGggaaaaaaatatcaaagaaatgGAAGAGCACGTAACTCCTTCGAAGAGCACTTTGGCAATGTGAAAATTAATGGTGCCTGAATTACAATAAGCAGCATAATAAAAACTCCTAGCGATGCCAAGAAAGTTTTGCTTGATGCCACTGTCCAAATCCTTCGAGGTTTTGGTCAAAACTAATTTCACTAATTCTTGTACGTTTTATGATCCAATATATAAGAAGAGTTAACCATGTCTAAGCAATACACAGTCCTTGTCTAACTAAACTTTTGGCACTTACACCGAAAAAAAGGCTCTTTTTTTCCCCTGTATGGTAATGCACATAGCATAGTTCCAACTTTTTTCGTGGAGCCTTGCTACAAATTTTCATTTGATTCGTTAAACatatatttgaatttaaattataaattaatatttgcATAAATATAAGATTTACTTCATTTATAAGAACATGTACACAGATATATGCATAAAACACAAATGATCTCAAAACTACAAAATATTACCAAAAGCAGCAATTTTGTGTGCACAGAGACTTGTAACAAAAAATAAGAATGAGGAACCACCTTCTGCTAAGCGACTAAGTTGTTCATCTGTCGAAGCCACTGCGAGGGAAAGCAACGAGTGAAATTTGTGACATGAGAGTGATTCGATTTAGGGTTTCGGATTGGAACCAAAATGGTGAACGGGAAAATTATTTGGGAAATGTTTTAGGACCCAGCCGCTCAGCTTTAAGGAGGCCCAAATTCATACACAGCCCATATTTAGTTTTCACAGACCCGTCCGGTTCCTAAAAACCGACCGGTTTCCGGTTTAATCGATTTTTAACCGGTTTTTTCCGGTTAAACCTGTTTTCCGGGTTTTTATGTATCTCCGGACCGGTCTGGAGTCCGGTTCGCGGTTGAACCGGTCCGACCGTCCGGTCCGGTCCGGTTTTGATAACACTGGTATACAGTATtttctaaacaggttcctatTGGATTCATCcactaaaataaggataaagacAACTTGAGCTGGATACTATCATATGTGATGTAAATGTTATGTTTCATTTTTAATGGCATGAAGATGTTCATTCATACGGATGAGTGATTATTTGATGATGCATTGAACAACTAGTTATCACTTATCAAGTGAAGTAGTATgtagttatgattgtacacGATTAGTCCTTACAACGTGGGGGATCTACGTAtttgatcgggatatatgagttgaagggattgTAATGTACTCTAATCATAACTTAAGGTTCTTGCAAACATTATCAATGATACGTAAGAAATTATAGGGGGATTCTGCCagatgctcttaccatgatttgatgggtgcaatcaaacttgagttctgacgtttttGATCAAAGGATTGATGAAAAAAAATGAGGCTAATTAGGCTAAGCCTGAATATGAACAAATTTTGTTCTGAATCATATGAAGTTGTGAATTCACGGCTAGCTTTACACAAGAAATTGACAATATTTCATGATAACAATTAGCGTACACATTAacattggatttgatccatacagatGTGTCTGACCCGCTAAGTATTAGCACGGAAAATTTGCAACCTTACTTCATTTCCTTTACTGATGAATTCTCAAGGTATATGTATGTGTATTTAATGAAATTGAAGTCTGATGCCtataaaaatttcaaagaattAAGAGATGAAGTAGAGAAATAGTAAGAAAAGAGTATTAAAACTGGAACGtctactactcgtttttctttaaaatatactagaattTTCCCCCACTTAAGCATTCGGCCGAAAGTatgcataaatatattttaaagttcTTTtgcacaatttaaaataaaccaaccaactattatttaaaaatccaaaaggacgcttttaaaacataaaatcataaacgTCTACCAACCCTAAgctaaattatttcaaaaataaacttaactctaacatcctctcAAAACCACTAAAAAGCGTCATAAGTCATAACATTTTTAAAGTAACTTAAATcttaaacatgatttttatttgtgaaaaaacTAGCGATaatcctcgggttgtgtgcacctttagtccagctagttcaaccatcaaaaTCTCCGTCTTTATCAcgttcacctgcatcgatcacacctagtgaatctATTGACTCAGAAAACCTTAAACATGATAGAaattaatacatatacattcacaagcaacaatgaaaatacttttcatcaaattagcttttcatgaacataaactttaaacattttcctttcatcacatacatttttcattttcatcaCATACGTATACGTTtccttttttattgaattcagatcctaaattgtgactttcatattagctgtaggtcgatggatccatctacgtattacCACGGTAccaggcggcggggacatcatcgatactctcacccgtcaactgagcattggccttacttatcatcatatcatcgtatcatcgtattagtcacaatcaattcacctccttcaacttttcatatttctatcacttataaaaattcatgcatatattaatcattttccttttaaaccaagcatgcaacatgtcttttagcattaacgtttcattataaaatttcataaacatttgaaataaaaattttaacatttattacatcattcagggcactgccaggacatctaacatttttcaggtgtaaaatgattgttttgcCCCTCAAACCCTAACTTTTCCAATTTGCTCTTAGACCTTAAAACGACGGCCCAAATCATTCCAAATATAACATAGCACCTTCAAATATgaccataaatatttcttaggtAAACTTAAGCTTCTCGACTAATTTCCCAATTcatttttaaacttagacgtacatcCCGGTTTTTAATATTATTGACTCGAAATTTAAACAAACTTGAACCATAGCTTAATAACACCTAGCTATACCATATACAACCAAAATCAAGCCAATTAAGACTTGAAAAAGCCTAGACCAGCCGCTAAATTTTTGCCCTATTTTGTTCGAGCCCTAGCTTACCCATCCCATGCAACCTTCGACCCTAGCCCTTAGCCAACCCGTTTAGACCATAGCTGATCATCCTAGGACCATGAACAATCCCTAGGAACCCTATTGGATGGAACCAAACCAGCCAAGAAGCCACAGCCCTCAAGCCGTGACAAGAAGCCATGCGCGACTTCATACGTGTATCTCCTTCCTAATCTTTGCACCAGCCTCCCCTTGAGCCGTCTAGGACAATGAATAGACCCTAATAGGACCCATGATCAATTCCCTACAACAGCTAACAGGCTTTTCCTCGGGACAAAATGCAAGCCTTTGTCCCATGAAAACCCTATTTTCGCTCAAGCCCTCAATCTTACACGTGCAACCCTTATTTATGCATCAATAGACCCTTAACGTGTTTTAAAAACGTCCGTTCAATACCcctatcatggcagcccctttgtgcatggaagagtttttttttaaaaaaaactctaCTTTTATGCATATAAatccataaaaacgaaaatacaagTGGTgcatcatgtttttcatgcaaggaTAATTAAATATACATAATGTGGTGCGAAAGATGTTTGCAGGAAGATTAAGGCATGCTTTTACATATATGACGTTCGAAAATCAACTTATGATGCGAAGAACGTTAACGAGGGGGAGACCTTGCTGAAATTCTTCGATTTCTATGTgacttttccttcaaaattttcGTGTGATGTGCGTGCATCTTGGCTGATGGAGAGTCCTAGTGTTATTGGGTGAAGAGGCATGGGTTATGAGGTTTATGGTGAGAGGTTTTGTAACGTCCAAAAATCAGTCTATGTTAACcgcatgcatgaaaattattatattgctaaaatattttaattaaatgattttggaTACATGAGTGATATATTTTGAGCAAATAAATgattaattgtgtaattttgtttgatttcatgatttaaagattttcaTAAGAACATCGATGGTTGGCCGGAACGGAGGACCGGAGAAGATTgatctacaactttcatgtttacccctttttctaattcggaacCTAAACTAGAGTTTCGGACAGAACAAGACGCGCACGTGCGTAGGCTGCGTGCGTGGGCAGAAtgagccgcgcatatgcgcgagttccggccgcgcatatgcacccaCACCTCTGCTACACACGTTATAAGGAAGATCAGCATGAAGTTTGCTGCATATCCCTTCGAGGTTTCGAGAGAAATGAGAGGAAATTGATTTCTTTTGTACGAAATTACCTCGAAACGTTGTCCAATcttaaaacaaattatatattcggaATCCTCGCGTCGAGAGCCTCATTTTGAGGTAAGATTCTTTTGGTTTCAGCAGCTCTAAATattaaagtgctggaatagcatttATTTGAAGTTGATTTCAATATATGCAATAGAATAACcaacaagaaactcatattcgaagtcggaattgaattatgttatgatttcgatttgatatgaattttaaaagtttctaaagatatttgaaacttatattgttgAATTTGAATGaatttattgattgaaatgaatatgttattgatgtagatagatttTTATACTTAAATCTAAAGCTACATCGTCTGGAACGaaaaattgaggtatgttgcgaccgggtaacatacgacatgtatctgtattatacgatatatgtttgattgattggattgagaataCATGTCTATGTGCTTTATTTGTTGAgtttat
Encoded here:
- the LOC140836174 gene encoding uncharacterized protein isoform X2, encoding MCTKKEIMDGFVEMVTTLISDRSVQRKCIDKIAIYQDRLGSFARQLAIDSSKSMQPDEWWRVFGCSAPNMQNLAIKILSQTSSSSGCERNWSVVERIHTKKRNRLEHQRLNDLVLDNQMNCQDPIDYESIDKTDFWVMEEEEENSSPILDIDELDEMLYGEEAFLINIQEEENLDKGIGEMQETPSLDLEELLDGGDEDDNDYERTLQELDAVWSSKDAT
- the LOC140835752 gene encoding uncharacterized protein, with translation MDSSSGGQKSSSTSNFVSSFRSKTDPACAHFKEDVGNDGKRSWTCLHCNNVWRGGGINRMKKNLAGRKGDIASCKKVPYDVRYQMEQSLKAFEEKSIAPISFEDDNIDGPHMTNLEEEMHPPHTQTRGKDKSSFGVASQKGKRKRDEKMPNFFAPRTTVGAQRSIKSVLVSKEALLNADMSIARFFYDTCIPINAVNSVYFQQMMDAIDAVGPGYKATKYKQLRTNLLGSMKKEVQLVVDGYRSVWEERGCTIMADGWQDRSNRQLINFLVYCKRGTSFVRSVDASDIVKNATTLCNLFVELVEWVGSNNIVHLVTDNGANYKAAGVLLHDKYPSIKWSPCAAHCLNLILGDIGKMDLVSNLTKKASLVTKFVYNHAFLLAWLRKREGWTEIVRPGPTRFATTFIALKSILEHQHDLQAFFTSKTFKDSRYFKDKKASVVLAVVLDTRFWSDCIVVVGVAAPLIRMLRIMDTDRRPSIGYVYEGMYRAKKAIKNIFKNKKKFYKPFTSIVKTRWDKQL
- the LOC140836174 gene encoding uncharacterized protein isoform X1; translated protein: MCTKKEIMDGFVEMVTTLISDRSVQRKCIDKIAIYQDRLGSFARQLAIDSSKSMQPDEWWRVFGCSAPNMQNLAIKILSQTSSSSGCERNWSVVERIHTKKRNRLEHQRLNDLVYVHYNLRLKERLDNQMNCQDPIDYESIDKTDFWVMEEEEENSSPILDIDELDEMLYGEEAFLINIQEEENLDKGIGEMQETPSLDLEELLDGGDEDDNDYERTLQELDAVWSSKDAT